The following proteins are encoded in a genomic region of Gemmatimonadales bacterium:
- a CDS encoding MBL fold metallo-hydrolase — MSGALQFKVGRLTCWTLEGGLQRLDGGAMFGVVPKPLWERRIPADDRNRIPLAMRCLLVEHPDGLVLIDTGLGNKENAKFLDIYGVENAGDPGPTPLEDAIRETGHQPADVTWVINSHLHFDHAGGNTVKRENGAVEVAFPNATYVVQRRELEFATIPNERIRASYLAPNFAPITALDRWRLLDGEADVLPGIRAIPTPGHVPYHQSILVSDSGESACFLGDLVPTSAHLPAPWIMGYDLEPLVTLATKKALLPRAAQEGWQLVFEHDPVVARGRVGRDEKKGWTTELAEKVAAGG, encoded by the coding sequence CGATGTTCGGCGTGGTGCCCAAGCCGCTCTGGGAGCGCCGCATCCCCGCCGACGATCGCAACCGCATCCCGCTCGCCATGCGCTGCCTGCTGGTGGAGCATCCGGACGGCCTGGTGCTCATCGACACCGGCCTGGGCAACAAGGAGAACGCGAAGTTCCTCGACATCTACGGGGTCGAGAACGCCGGCGACCCGGGGCCGACGCCGCTCGAGGACGCGATCCGCGAGACCGGGCATCAGCCAGCGGACGTGACGTGGGTCATCAACAGCCACCTGCACTTCGACCACGCCGGCGGCAATACGGTGAAGCGGGAGAACGGCGCGGTGGAGGTGGCGTTCCCGAACGCGACCTACGTGGTGCAGCGTCGCGAGCTGGAGTTCGCCACGATACCTAACGAGCGCATCCGGGCGAGCTACCTCGCGCCCAACTTCGCGCCCATCACCGCCCTGGACCGCTGGCGCCTGCTGGATGGCGAGGCGGACGTGCTCCCGGGCATCCGCGCGATTCCCACTCCGGGCCACGTGCCCTACCACCAGTCCATCCTGGTGAGCGACTCGGGCGAGTCGGCCTGCTTCCTCGGCGACCTGGTGCCGACGTCGGCGCACCTGCCGGCGCCCTGGATAATGGGCTACGACCTCGAGCCCCTGGTCACGCTCGCCACCAAGAAGGCGCTCCTGCCGCGGGCCGCGCAGGAAGGCTGGCAGCTGGTCTTCGAGCATGATCCGGTGGTGGCACGGGGCAGGGTGGGACGGGACGAAAAAAAGGGCTGGACGACGGAGTTGGCTGAGAAGGTCGCCGCCGGGGGCTGA